From Sphingomonas nostoxanthinifaciens, a single genomic window includes:
- the wecB gene encoding non-hydrolyzing UDP-N-acetylglucosamine 2-epimerase — MLLILAARADQDFIFSFIHTGQHGAMFDDALRPFGIVVDEALHLRLQGLSPDEQADRIHGALPALLTSIDPDMVLVQGDTTSAWAAAHIAHDMGIPLGHIEAGLRSGDPDLPWPEERNRRAIDKIADLLLAPSEGAAANLREEGVGGHIVVTGNTGIDALMYMSGRVPARLEEDGIQRIVVTCHRRENWGAPATRIASAVRTLVDGRYDRRATVVLHDNPNAADPLRDALADSDNVELIRSVAYPEMVARLKSASLVLSDSGGLQEECAALGVPLLVLRSNTERPEVIASGNALLVGSGTREIVDAAERLLSDAAAHAAMSIPAFPYGRGEAARRILDALLFFPFPRMRDMPA; from the coding sequence ATGCTCTTGATTCTCGCAGCGCGCGCCGACCAGGACTTCATCTTCTCCTTTATTCACACCGGTCAGCACGGGGCGATGTTCGACGACGCGTTGCGCCCGTTCGGGATCGTCGTCGACGAGGCGTTGCACCTGCGCCTGCAGGGGCTGTCGCCCGACGAGCAGGCAGACCGCATCCATGGCGCGCTTCCTGCGCTGCTGACGTCGATCGATCCCGACATGGTGCTGGTGCAGGGTGACACGACCAGCGCGTGGGCTGCCGCCCACATCGCGCACGACATGGGCATCCCGCTGGGCCATATCGAGGCGGGGCTGCGCTCTGGCGATCCCGATTTGCCGTGGCCCGAAGAACGCAACCGGCGTGCCATCGACAAAATTGCCGATTTGCTGCTGGCGCCGAGCGAAGGTGCAGCCGCCAACCTGCGCGAGGAGGGCGTCGGCGGGCACATCGTCGTGACCGGCAACACCGGCATCGACGCGCTGATGTACATGAGCGGCCGCGTACCGGCGCGCCTGGAAGAAGACGGCATCCAGCGGATCGTCGTGACATGTCATCGCCGGGAGAATTGGGGCGCTCCGGCCACCCGCATCGCCAGCGCCGTCCGAACGCTCGTCGATGGCCGCTACGATCGCCGGGCAACGGTGGTGCTGCACGACAATCCGAACGCGGCAGACCCGTTGCGCGACGCACTGGCCGACAGCGACAATGTCGAGCTGATCCGCTCGGTCGCCTATCCTGAAATGGTCGCCCGCCTGAAGAGCGCGAGTCTTGTTCTGTCCGACTCGGGCGGCCTGCAGGAGGAGTGCGCCGCGCTGGGCGTGCCGCTGCTCGTCCTGCGCTCCAATACCGAGCGGCCGGAGGTCATCGCCAGCGGCAATGCCCTGCTGGTCGGCTCGGGCACGCGCGAGATCGTCGATGCCGCCGAACGATTGCTGTCCGATGCCGCCGCGCATGCGGCGATGTCCATCCCCGCTTTTCCTTATGGGCGCGGCGAGGCGGCACGGCGAATCCTCGACGCGCTGCTGTTCTTCCCGTTCCCCCGTATGCGTGACATGCCGGCCTGA
- the htpG gene encoding molecular chaperone HtpG — protein MTTATDAAPATRSFEADVAKLLHLMVHSVYSDKDVFLRELISNAADACEKLRYEGLSDPALLGDGAAPAITVTLDAEGRRLSIEDNGIGMDEGEMVEALGTIARSGTKAFMDRIAAAQDGEGSQLIGQFGVGFYSAFMVADRIEVLSHRAGSDAAARWESDGLGTYTVGPVDPAEAPARGTRVTLHLKEEAADYTQAAKVERTIKTQSGHAPVPIFIRDTPEAEPRQIADGAALWTRPKSEISADDYAEFYRSNAGQFDAPALTLHYRAEGRHEYTVLAFVPETKPFDLFDPERSGRMKLYVRRVFITDEAEILPRYLRFVRGLVDSADLPLNVSREMIQQSSVLSAIQKGVTNRLLSELEKLAENEPERFLAIWDNFGAVIKEGLYEDFQRREQLLGLARFRTTASGDGWRSLKDYAAGLKDNQTAIYYAVGTDLDRLASSPQLEGFRARGIEVLLLSDQVDSFWVTGGADHDGKPFKSVTQGQADLSLIPLPDNAAAPTEASDEVGRFITFVKDTLGEAVSDVRASNRLTESAACLVAPEHGMDRQLEKLLAGAGRLPSAAKPVLELNPHHALIDSLSRLDDGDAGLREDAAHLLFDEARIADGELPADPRAFSARLGRILARVSG, from the coding sequence ATGACGACCGCCACCGACGCCGCGCCCGCGACCCGCTCCTTCGAAGCCGATGTCGCGAAGCTGCTGCACCTGATGGTGCATTCCGTCTATTCGGACAAGGACGTCTTCCTGCGCGAGTTGATCTCCAACGCGGCCGATGCGTGCGAGAAACTGCGCTACGAGGGACTGAGCGACCCGGCCTTGCTGGGCGACGGCGCCGCGCCCGCGATCACTGTGACGCTGGATGCCGAGGGGCGGCGCCTGTCGATCGAGGATAACGGCATCGGCATGGACGAAGGCGAGATGGTCGAGGCGCTCGGCACGATCGCGCGCTCGGGCACCAAGGCGTTCATGGACCGCATCGCCGCCGCTCAGGACGGAGAAGGCAGCCAGTTGATCGGCCAGTTCGGTGTCGGCTTCTATTCGGCCTTCATGGTCGCCGACCGGATCGAGGTGCTGTCGCACCGCGCCGGCAGCGACGCCGCCGCGCGCTGGGAATCGGACGGCCTCGGCACCTATACGGTCGGCCCGGTCGATCCGGCCGAGGCGCCGGCACGCGGCACGCGCGTGACGCTGCACCTGAAGGAGGAGGCCGCCGACTACACCCAGGCAGCCAAGGTCGAGCGCACGATCAAGACGCAGTCGGGTCATGCGCCGGTGCCGATCTTCATCCGCGACACGCCCGAGGCCGAGCCGCGGCAGATCGCGGACGGCGCGGCGCTGTGGACCCGCCCCAAGAGCGAGATCAGCGCGGACGATTATGCCGAATTCTACCGCAGCAATGCCGGCCAGTTCGACGCTCCGGCGCTGACGCTGCATTACCGCGCCGAGGGGCGGCACGAATATACCGTGCTCGCCTTCGTGCCCGAGACCAAGCCGTTCGACCTGTTCGATCCCGAGCGCAGCGGGCGGATGAAGCTCTACGTCCGCCGCGTGTTCATCACCGACGAGGCGGAGATCCTGCCGCGTTACCTGCGCTTCGTGCGCGGGCTGGTCGATTCGGCCGACCTGCCGCTCAACGTCTCGCGGGAGATGATCCAGCAGAGCTCGGTGCTCAGCGCGATCCAGAAGGGCGTCACCAACCGCTTGCTGTCCGAGCTGGAAAAGCTGGCGGAGAACGAGCCCGAGCGTTTCCTGGCGATCTGGGACAATTTCGGCGCGGTCATCAAGGAGGGCCTGTACGAGGATTTCCAGCGCCGCGAGCAGCTGCTCGGCCTCGCCCGCTTCCGCACCACCGCGAGCGGCGACGGCTGGCGCTCGCTCAAGGACTATGCGGCAGGGCTCAAGGACAATCAGACCGCAATCTATTATGCGGTCGGCACCGATCTCGACCGGCTGGCGAGCTCGCCGCAACTCGAGGGCTTCCGCGCGCGCGGGATCGAGGTGCTGCTGCTGTCCGATCAGGTCGACAGCTTCTGGGTGACCGGCGGCGCCGACCATGACGGCAAGCCGTTCAAGTCGGTGACGCAGGGACAGGCCGACCTGAGCCTGATCCCGCTTCCCGACAACGCCGCCGCCCCTACCGAGGCATCGGATGAGGTCGGTCGCTTCATCACCTTCGTCAAGGATACGCTCGGCGAGGCGGTGTCCGACGTGCGTGCGTCGAATCGCCTGACCGAGAGCGCCGCCTGCCTCGTGGCGCCCGAGCATGGCATGGACCGTCAGCTGGAAAAACTGCTCGCCGGCGCGGGGCGCCTGCCCTCCGCCGCCAAGCCGGTGCTCGAGCTGAACCCGCACCACGCGCTGATCGACAGCCTCAGCCGGCTTGACGACGGCGACGCCGGCCTGCGCGAAGATGCCGCGCACCTGCTGTTCGACGAGGCGCGCATCGCCGACGGCGAATTGCCGGCCGATCCGCGCGCTTTCTCGGCGCGGCTGGGGCGTATCCTCGCCCGCGTCAGCGGTTGA
- a CDS encoding PspC domain-containing protein, translated as MQTTITPVADAPTVQRDNMLGICHSLGETFGFNPLWLRIVLAALLLASVEVALAVYAICGVAVLVGHLLAPRKAMTPTFI; from the coding sequence ATGCAGACCACCATCACGCCCGTCGCCGACGCGCCCACCGTCCAGCGCGACAACATGCTCGGCATCTGCCACTCGCTGGGCGAGACGTTCGGTTTCAATCCGCTGTGGCTGCGCATCGTGCTGGCGGCATTGCTGCTCGCGAGCGTCGAGGTCGCGCTGGCCGTCTATGCCATCTGCGGCGTGGCGGTGCTGGTCGGCCACCTGCTCGCGCCGCGCAAGGCGATGACACCCACCTTCATCTGA
- the cysS gene encoding cysteine--tRNA ligase: MSSAPFSLFNSMTRSIEPFTPIDPANVRLYTCGPTVYNYQHIGNMRAFLFADTLGRAIRWKGWPTTHVINITDVGHLTSDADAGDDKMETAAARTGRSIWDIAAYYTDVFKRDVARLNIVPPARWSVATDHIAQMVAFAEKIAPVHCYELDGGLYFDVSTVPDYGRLAGVRPDERESRIDPVAGKRNPQDFAIWRRSLPGENRQMEWDSPWGRGAPGWHLECSVMSLEYLGPAPFDIHTGGIDHREIHHPNEIAQNQAFCGCADSGAHFWMHNNFLVERSGKMSKSSGQFTTLQTLVDAGVHPLAYRLMCLSAHYRSELEFNGEAVGAAVTRLKRTVMAVEKLRAAADAQADDLPAPQMDALLARFDAAIGDDLNTPVALTVLDEAVATKAKGKRAQLAAIARMDEVLGLNLLALTRADLRVAPASATITAEAIAQRLDERNAARAAKDFTRSDAIRDALAAQGVEVMDGDPLGWEWRPTL; encoded by the coding sequence ATGAGCAGCGCGCCTTTCTCCCTCTTCAACAGCATGACCCGCTCGATCGAGCCGTTCACCCCGATCGATCCGGCCAACGTGCGGCTCTACACATGCGGGCCGACCGTCTATAATTACCAGCATATCGGCAACATGCGGGCATTCCTGTTCGCCGACACGCTCGGCCGCGCGATCCGATGGAAGGGCTGGCCGACCACCCACGTCATCAACATCACCGATGTCGGCCATCTGACCTCCGACGCCGATGCCGGCGACGACAAGATGGAGACAGCGGCGGCGCGCACCGGCCGCTCGATCTGGGACATCGCCGCTTATTATACCGACGTCTTCAAGCGCGACGTCGCGCGGCTCAACATCGTGCCGCCCGCGCGCTGGTCGGTCGCGACCGACCATATCGCGCAGATGGTCGCCTTCGCCGAGAAGATCGCGCCCGTCCATTGCTACGAGCTCGACGGCGGCCTCTATTTCGACGTGTCGACCGTACCCGATTATGGCCGGCTCGCCGGCGTGCGCCCCGACGAGCGCGAGAGCCGCATCGATCCGGTCGCGGGCAAGCGCAACCCGCAGGATTTCGCGATCTGGCGCCGCTCGCTGCCCGGCGAGAATCGGCAGATGGAGTGGGACAGCCCGTGGGGCCGTGGCGCGCCGGGCTGGCATCTCGAATGCTCGGTGATGAGCCTCGAATATCTCGGGCCCGCACCGTTCGACATCCACACGGGCGGGATCGATCATCGCGAGATCCACCACCCCAACGAGATCGCGCAGAACCAAGCGTTCTGCGGCTGCGCCGACAGCGGCGCGCATTTCTGGATGCACAATAATTTCCTGGTCGAACGATCGGGCAAGATGTCGAAGTCGAGCGGCCAGTTCACGACCTTGCAGACCTTGGTCGATGCCGGCGTGCACCCGCTCGCCTATCGCCTGATGTGCCTGTCGGCGCATTATCGGTCGGAGCTCGAGTTCAACGGCGAGGCGGTCGGCGCCGCGGTCACGCGGCTCAAGCGGACGGTGATGGCAGTGGAGAAACTGCGCGCCGCAGCCGATGCCCAGGCGGACGATCTGCCCGCACCGCAGATGGATGCCTTGCTCGCACGCTTCGACGCTGCAATCGGCGACGATCTCAATACACCCGTCGCGCTGACCGTGCTCGACGAGGCGGTCGCGACCAAGGCGAAGGGCAAGCGCGCGCAGCTCGCCGCGATCGCGCGCATGGACGAGGTGCTCGGGCTCAACCTGCTCGCGCTTACCCGCGCCGACCTGCGCGTCGCGCCCGCCAGCGCCACGATCACCGCCGAAGCGATCGCGCAGCGGCTGGACGAGCGCAACGCCGCCCGCGCCGCGAAGGACTTCACTCGATCTGACGCGATCCGCGACGCGCTGGCGGCGCAGGGCGTCGAGGTGATGGACGGCGATCCGCTCGGCTGGGAGTGGCGACCGACGCTCTGA
- a CDS encoding glycosyltransferase family 4 protein, which translates to MSQPGQAPSIKHDEIKRIAIIGNSPPRLCGLATFTRDVHQALHAAFPQLTLDLYAMTDPGETYAYGPEVTCEIRQEELADYRIAAQRINSSGADVVLVQHEYGIFGGHAGLLLLKLLDRVEAPVVVTLHTVLEQPNGDQRAVIEALARRASKLIVMAEKGREILCRVHGIPGSRIAVVPHGVPDRPLASTEAMKTRFGFSGRRVLLTFGLLSPNKGIETLIRAMPSIVARHPDALYVVLGATHPHLVAREGEAYRESLMALAEELGVGGAVVFIDGFLEQEALLDYLQSADIYVTPYLTETQITSGTLSYAVALGRPVVSTPYWHASELLADGLGTLVPFGDSTGFASAINAMLDDPAALETIGSRAYAVGRSMVWQKLAEAYLAICEEAVAKRPVRLRPDRRAERAATPPRLDAIERMTDSCGMIQHGIFAIPDRNHGYCVDDNCRALMLMHRVTGADATRADALAKVYASFVQHAWNGERGRFRNFMAFDRSWLEAEGSEDSFGRSLWSIGVTAAEARALDLRRWAMHLFDQVAPHALELGSPRTWAFALLGADAVLRAYRDHPLARRLVADFGERLLAQLRANRREEWNWFEPVLAYDNARLPEALMRAGDLLGNQAMLDEGLAALDWLDGKQTNAEGQFRAVGTDSFGRPYAQPFPYDQQPLEAWATVDAALFAHEITGQPRWLQVAWRGHDWYLGENDLDLPMTTQDDGGCFDGLMSDRVNLNQGAESILAYQFACAGLMGRQRVRVGVPASDQAVIAAAS; encoded by the coding sequence ATGAGCCAACCGGGGCAGGCACCGTCGATCAAGCACGACGAGATCAAGCGCATCGCGATCATCGGCAATTCGCCCCCGCGTCTGTGCGGCCTCGCCACGTTCACGCGCGACGTCCATCAGGCGCTCCACGCTGCCTTCCCGCAGCTCACGCTCGATCTCTACGCCATGACCGATCCGGGCGAAACCTACGCCTATGGCCCCGAAGTGACCTGCGAGATCCGCCAGGAAGAGCTGGCTGATTATCGTATCGCTGCGCAGCGGATCAATTCGAGCGGCGCCGACGTCGTACTGGTACAGCATGAATACGGTATCTTCGGCGGCCATGCCGGGCTCCTCCTGCTCAAGCTGCTCGACCGGGTCGAGGCGCCGGTGGTGGTGACGCTGCACACGGTGCTGGAGCAGCCCAATGGCGACCAGCGCGCGGTGATCGAGGCGCTGGCGCGGCGTGCGTCCAAATTGATCGTGATGGCCGAGAAGGGGCGCGAGATCCTCTGCCGCGTCCACGGCATTCCCGGCAGCCGCATCGCGGTCGTGCCGCACGGCGTGCCCGATCGCCCGCTCGCATCGACCGAGGCGATGAAGACGCGGTTCGGCTTTTCGGGCCGGCGCGTGCTGCTCACCTTCGGCCTGCTTTCGCCCAACAAGGGCATTGAGACGCTGATCCGGGCGATGCCGTCGATCGTCGCGCGCCATCCCGACGCACTCTACGTGGTGCTGGGGGCGACCCATCCGCATCTCGTCGCGCGCGAGGGCGAGGCCTATCGCGAGAGCCTGATGGCGCTGGCGGAGGAACTCGGCGTCGGTGGCGCCGTGGTGTTCATCGACGGCTTCCTCGAGCAGGAGGCGCTGCTCGACTATCTGCAGTCGGCCGACATCTATGTCACGCCCTATCTGACCGAGACGCAGATCACGAGCGGCACGCTTTCATACGCGGTCGCGCTTGGCCGACCGGTCGTGTCGACGCCTTACTGGCATGCGAGCGAATTGCTGGCCGATGGCTTGGGCACTTTGGTGCCGTTCGGCGACAGCACCGGCTTCGCCAGCGCGATCAATGCGATGCTCGACGATCCGGCGGCGCTGGAGACGATCGGCAGCCGCGCTTATGCGGTCGGCCGCAGCATGGTGTGGCAGAAACTGGCCGAGGCCTATCTTGCGATCTGCGAGGAGGCGGTGGCGAAGCGCCCGGTGCGCCTGCGCCCCGATCGTCGCGCCGAGCGCGCCGCCACGCCGCCGCGACTCGATGCGATCGAGCGGATGACCGACAGTTGCGGCATGATCCAGCATGGCATCTTCGCCATTCCCGATCGCAACCACGGTTATTGCGTCGACGACAATTGCCGCGCGCTGATGCTGATGCATCGTGTCACGGGCGCCGACGCCACGCGCGCCGATGCGCTTGCCAAGGTTTACGCGTCGTTCGTCCAGCATGCCTGGAACGGTGAGCGCGGCCGGTTCCGCAACTTCATGGCGTTCGACCGGAGCTGGCTGGAGGCCGAGGGATCGGAGGACAGCTTCGGCCGCTCCTTATGGTCGATCGGCGTCACCGCCGCCGAAGCGCGTGCGCTGGATCTGCGCCGCTGGGCGATGCATCTGTTCGATCAGGTCGCACCGCATGCGCTGGAGCTCGGCAGCCCGCGCACTTGGGCTTTCGCATTGTTGGGCGCCGATGCGGTGCTGCGCGCATATCGGGATCACCCGCTCGCGCGGCGTCTGGTCGCCGATTTTGGTGAGCGGCTGCTCGCGCAGCTCCGCGCCAATCGTCGCGAGGAGTGGAATTGGTTCGAGCCGGTGCTGGCCTACGACAATGCCCGCCTGCCCGAGGCGCTGATGCGTGCGGGCGATCTGCTGGGCAATCAGGCGATGCTGGACGAAGGCCTCGCGGCGCTCGACTGGCTCGACGGCAAGCAGACCAATGCCGAAGGCCAGTTCCGTGCAGTCGGCACCGACAGCTTCGGCCGCCCCTACGCCCAGCCTTTCCCCTACGACCAGCAGCCGCTGGAAGCATGGGCGACGGTCGACGCGGCGCTGTTCGCGCATGAGATTACCGGCCAGCCGCGCTGGCTGCAGGTCGCGTGGCGCGGGCATGACTGGTATCTCGGCGAGAACGATCTCGACCTACCGATGACGACGCAGGACGACGGCGGTTGCTTCGACGGCTTGATGAGCGATCGGGTCAATCTCAACCAGGGCGCTGAATCGATCCTCGCTTATCAGTTCGCCTGCGCCGGGCTGATGGGGCGTCAGCGCGTCCGTGTCGGCGTTCCGGCATCCGATCAGGCGGTGATCGCCGCTGCGAGCTGA
- a CDS encoding ComEC/Rec2 family competence protein produces the protein MRIALALLAALLPATAVRTEAPLHITAIDVEGGAAVLYVTPQGHSLLIDTGWEAGQGNPPAAPGVAPPPTSAQKIVAAAKAAHLSKIDYVLVTHYHADHVGGVAELAASFPIGTFLDHGVNRELPKDGGAAQPQSPAYFYPKYLAAIGSHPRRSLTPGTQIRIDDLVLTAIDGDGAVPPQPLPGGGAPGVGCATAQNEANDGGIENPKSLGVLLSYGKARILALGDTTWQVENKLVCPVNLIGPVDLMVADNHGSGNSSSQPFLDTLSPRMILFINGATKGADGETFDRVAQMPHKPVVWQLHVATRSPDKNAPDANIVNPTSMPDAHLPLEIAVEKTGAITVRNPRTGAAQRYAG, from the coding sequence ATGCGCATCGCCCTCGCCCTTCTCGCGGCGCTGCTGCCAGCCACCGCCGTGCGCACGGAGGCGCCGCTCCACATCACCGCGATCGACGTCGAGGGTGGGGCGGCGGTGCTTTACGTCACGCCGCAGGGCCATTCGCTGCTGATCGATACCGGCTGGGAAGCGGGGCAGGGCAACCCGCCCGCGGCCCCCGGCGTCGCGCCGCCGCCGACCAGCGCGCAGAAGATCGTCGCCGCCGCCAAGGCCGCGCACCTCAGCAAGATCGATTACGTGCTCGTCACCCATTATCATGCCGATCATGTCGGTGGGGTGGCGGAGCTGGCCGCCTCCTTCCCGATCGGCACCTTCCTCGATCACGGCGTCAATCGCGAGCTGCCCAAGGATGGGGGCGCCGCGCAGCCGCAGTCGCCGGCCTATTTCTATCCGAAATATCTGGCGGCGATCGGCAGCCATCCGCGCCGCAGCCTCACCCCCGGCACGCAGATTCGCATCGACGATCTCGTGCTGACCGCGATCGACGGCGACGGCGCGGTGCCGCCGCAGCCGCTGCCGGGCGGCGGCGCGCCCGGTGTGGGATGCGCGACCGCACAGAACGAGGCGAATGACGGCGGTATAGAGAACCCCAAGTCGCTCGGCGTGCTGCTCAGCTACGGCAAGGCGCGCATCCTCGCGCTCGGCGACACGACGTGGCAGGTCGAGAACAAGCTCGTCTGCCCGGTCAACCTGATCGGCCCGGTTGACCTGATGGTCGCCGACAATCACGGCAGCGGCAACAGCAGCAGCCAGCCTTTCCTCGACACCTTGTCGCCGCGCATGATCCTCTTCATCAACGGCGCGACCAAGGGCGCCGACGGCGAGACGTTCGATCGCGTCGCGCAGATGCCGCACAAGCCGGTGGTGTGGCAGCTTCATGTCGCCACGCGCAGCCCCGACAAGAATGCGCCCGACGCCAATATCGTCAATCCGACATCGATGCCCGACGCGCACCTGCCGCTCGAGATCGCGGTCGAGAAGACCGGCGCGATCACCGTGCGGAACCCGCGTACGGGTGCCGCGCAGCGTTATGCGGGGTAA
- a CDS encoding glycoside hydrolase family 130 protein — protein MLDVIHSPLRLQADPARVVVRPFHIPIEAASLPGRPGRVRRIADAVLEMNEDEADIELELVLRDFEARHWQTRSVFMTRYAQIETALKLDGNAISEIKKQLIGAYFCHEYSYAAAALMNPSVIPHPDQSGLSDGAIRIAMSLRAVGEGHISSIAFREGILGPGAHVELMPEPPFATAADSAHEVGNGAIEVHRHKDSSLSGTVLFPMTAAQSKGLEDMRLVEFTHDDGRVEWIGTYTAYNGAVIRSELLRTSDFRTFTLAPMSGPAARNKGMALFPRKVGGDYLMIGRQDGENVFIIRSDRIDHWGEGELLLTPKYPWEMVQLGNCGSPIEIDEGWLLLTHGVGAMRKYSVGAILLDKDDPSKVLGRMTQPLLSPADEDREGYVPNVVYSCGGMRHGDLLFLPYGVADSSVAFAFVPISSLVNSMR, from the coding sequence TTGCTCGACGTGATCCACAGCCCGCTCAGGCTGCAGGCCGATCCAGCACGCGTCGTCGTGCGACCGTTTCATATTCCGATCGAGGCGGCCTCGCTGCCGGGGCGCCCAGGCCGTGTCCGCCGCATCGCCGATGCCGTGCTCGAGATGAACGAGGACGAGGCCGATATCGAGCTGGAGCTGGTGCTGCGCGATTTCGAAGCGCGCCACTGGCAGACGCGCTCGGTGTTCATGACGCGCTATGCGCAGATCGAAACCGCGTTGAAGCTGGATGGCAACGCCATTTCCGAGATTAAGAAGCAGCTGATCGGCGCCTATTTCTGCCACGAATATAGCTATGCCGCCGCCGCGCTGATGAACCCCAGCGTGATCCCGCATCCCGACCAGTCAGGCCTGTCGGACGGCGCGATCCGCATCGCCATGTCGCTGCGCGCGGTGGGCGAGGGGCATATCTCGTCGATCGCGTTCCGCGAAGGGATCCTCGGGCCGGGCGCGCATGTCGAGCTGATGCCCGAGCCACCGTTCGCGACCGCTGCTGACAGCGCGCACGAGGTCGGCAACGGCGCGATCGAGGTGCACCGCCACAAGGACAGCTCGCTGTCCGGCACCGTGCTGTTCCCGATGACCGCCGCTCAGTCCAAGGGGCTGGAGGACATGCGGCTGGTCGAGTTCACCCACGACGACGGCCGCGTCGAGTGGATCGGCACCTACACCGCCTATAATGGCGCGGTGATCCGCTCCGAACTGCTGCGCACGAGCGACTTCCGCACCTTCACGCTCGCGCCGATGAGCGGGCCGGCGGCGCGCAACAAGGGCATGGCGCTGTTCCCGCGCAAGGTGGGCGGCGACTATCTGATGATCGGCCGCCAGGACGGCGAGAACGTCTTCATCATCCGTTCCGACCGCATCGACCATTGGGGCGAGGGCGAGCTGTTGCTGACGCCCAAATATCCGTGGGAAATGGTGCAGCTGGGCAATTGCGGCTCGCCGATCGAGATCGACGAGGGCTGGCTGTTGTTGACCCACGGCGTCGGCGCGATGCGCAAATATTCGGTCGGCGCGATCCTGCTCGACAAGGACGATCCGTCGAAGGTGCTCGGCCGCATGACGCAGCCCTTGCTGTCGCCGGCGGACGAGGATCGCGAAGGCTATGTGCCGAACGTGGTCTATAGCTGCGGCGGCATGCGCCACGGCGATCTGCTGTTCCTGCCTTATGGCGTCGCGGACAGCTCGGTCGCCTTCGCCTTCGTGCCGATTTCCAGCCTCGTCAATTCGATGCGCTGA
- a CDS encoding class II 3-deoxy-7-phosphoheptulonate synthase encodes MATNWTPESWRQHEARQLPDYPDQQALAAAEAELGHYPPLVFAGEARALTADLAKVAAGQAFLLQGGDCAESFAEFHPNNIRDTFRVILQMAVILTYSSKLPIVKLGRMAGQFAKPRSTNMEEVNGVSLPSYRGDNVNDIAFTPEARMPDPQRMIRAYSQSAATLNLLRAFAQGGYANLQQVHAWTLDFMGRSPWAAQYQQLADRIGEALSFMAACGVSPATVPQLQSTSFYTSHEALLLQYEQALTRSDSLTGDWYDTSAHFLWIGDRTRFVGSAHVEFLRGVGNPIGIKCGPSLEPDDLLRLLDVLDPARQPGRITLITRYGHDKIESGLPKLVRAVKREGRPVVWSCDPMHGNVVKAANGYKTRPFERILAEVRGFFAVHRAEGTHGGGIHAEMTGQNVTECTGGAIAVTEQGLADRYHTHCDPRLNASQSIELAFLLAEMLNQEMRQRERVAA; translated from the coding sequence ATGGCGACGAACTGGACGCCGGAAAGCTGGCGCCAGCACGAAGCCCGCCAGCTCCCGGATTATCCCGATCAGCAGGCACTGGCAGCGGCGGAGGCCGAGCTCGGCCATTATCCGCCCCTGGTGTTCGCGGGCGAGGCTCGCGCGCTCACCGCCGATCTCGCCAAGGTCGCGGCCGGCCAGGCCTTCCTGCTGCAGGGCGGCGATTGCGCCGAGAGCTTCGCCGAATTCCACCCGAACAACATCCGCGACACGTTCCGCGTGATCCTGCAGATGGCGGTGATCCTGACCTATTCGTCCAAGCTGCCGATCGTGAAGCTCGGCCGCATGGCGGGCCAGTTCGCCAAGCCGCGCTCGACCAACATGGAAGAGGTGAACGGCGTCTCGCTGCCCTCCTATCGCGGCGACAACGTCAACGACATCGCCTTCACGCCCGAGGCGCGGATGCCCGATCCGCAGCGGATGATCCGCGCCTACAGCCAGTCGGCGGCGACGCTCAACCTGCTGCGCGCCTTCGCGCAGGGCGGCTATGCCAACCTCCAGCAGGTCCATGCGTGGACGCTCGATTTCATGGGCCGCAGCCCCTGGGCCGCGCAATATCAGCAACTTGCCGACCGCATCGGCGAAGCGCTGTCGTTCATGGCGGCGTGCGGCGTCAGCCCGGCGACGGTGCCGCAGCTCCAGTCGACCAGTTTCTACACCAGCCACGAGGCGCTGCTGCTCCAGTATGAGCAGGCACTGACGCGCTCCGACAGCCTGACCGGCGACTGGTACGACACCAGCGCGCACTTCCTGTGGATCGGCGACCGCACGCGCTTCGTCGGCTCGGCGCATGTCGAGTTCCTGCGCGGCGTCGGCAACCCGATCGGCATCAAGTGCGGGCCGAGCCTCGAGCCCGACGATCTGCTGCGGCTGCTCGACGTGCTGGATCCGGCGCGCCAGCCCGGCCGCATCACGCTCATCACCCGCTACGGCCACGACAAGATCGAGAGCGGCCTGCCCAAGCTCGTCCGCGCGGTGAAGCGCGAAGGACGGCCGGTCGTGTGGTCGTGCGATCCGATGCACGGCAACGTCGTCAAGGCGGCGAACGGTTACAAGACTCGCCCGTTCGAGCGGATCCTCGCCGAGGTGCGCGGCTTCTTCGCGGTGCATCGCGCCGAGGGGACGCATGGCGGCGGCATCCATGCCGAGATGACCGGCCAGAACGTCACCGAATGCACCGGCGGCGCGATCGCGGTGACCGAGCAGGGGCTCGCCGACCGCTACCACACGCATTGCGACCCGCGCCTCAACGCCAGCCAGTCGATCGAGCTCGCTTTCCTGCTGGCCGAGATGCTCAACCAGGAAATGCGCCAGCGCGAGCGCGTGGCCGCCTAA